From a single Streptomyces misionensis genomic region:
- a CDS encoding PTS fructose transporter subunit IIC produces MTPQEAAAAQTDAAPASGEAASGSAQASPADDAAPAEAGTPDAAPALSEAPAPKDTTDPKDTTDPATADPIPEHPFRIVAVTSCPTGIAHTYMAAESLENAGREAGVELVVETQGSAGFTRLDPALIAAADGVILAHDVPVRDKDRFAGKPTVDVGVKAGINRPGELITEVRQKAARGETTAPAAAGTPVERTGEPGEGYGTKLRKWLMSGVSYMVPFVAAGGLLIAIGFALGGYKVNKAPSVIDHFVWTQTDSWAALMFQIGGVAFAFLVPVLAGYIAYGIADRPGLVPGFVGGSIALTINAGFLGGLAAGLISGAVVTAIQRVRIPQALRGIMPVVVIPLISSAVVGFLMFVVIGKPIATAQKGMTDWLSGLSGANAVLLGALLGLMMCFDLGGPVNKVAYTFATAGIAVSDPSDSAMKIMAAVMAAGMVPPLAMALATTVRGRLFTETERENGKAAWVLGASFISEGAIPFAAADPLRVIPSAMAGGALTGALSMAFGATLRAPHGGVFVVPLIGNPFLYLIAVAAGVCASTALVVALKTLRGSTPGGERNKGEHEQAGRAGSADREQPVAA; encoded by the coding sequence GTGACTCCGCAGGAGGCCGCCGCGGCGCAGACGGATGCGGCCCCCGCCTCGGGTGAGGCGGCCTCGGGCTCCGCGCAGGCCTCCCCGGCCGACGACGCGGCCCCGGCGGAGGCGGGCACACCGGACGCGGCCCCAGCCCTCTCGGAAGCACCCGCCCCGAAGGACACCACGGACCCGAAGGACACCACGGACCCCGCCACCGCCGATCCCATCCCCGAGCACCCCTTCAGGATCGTCGCCGTCACCTCCTGTCCCACCGGCATCGCGCACACCTACATGGCCGCCGAGTCGCTGGAGAACGCCGGCCGGGAAGCGGGCGTCGAACTCGTCGTCGAGACCCAGGGCTCGGCCGGCTTCACCCGCCTCGACCCGGCGCTGATCGCCGCGGCGGACGGCGTGATCCTCGCCCACGACGTCCCCGTACGGGACAAGGACCGCTTCGCCGGGAAACCGACCGTGGACGTCGGCGTGAAGGCAGGCATCAACCGCCCCGGCGAACTGATCACCGAGGTCCGGCAGAAGGCCGCCCGGGGTGAGACGACCGCCCCGGCCGCCGCCGGCACCCCGGTCGAACGCACCGGAGAACCCGGCGAGGGCTACGGCACCAAGCTGCGCAAGTGGCTCATGTCGGGCGTCAGTTACATGGTCCCGTTCGTCGCGGCCGGCGGTCTGCTGATCGCGATCGGCTTCGCTCTCGGCGGCTACAAGGTCAACAAGGCCCCCTCGGTCATAGACCACTTCGTCTGGACCCAGACCGACAGCTGGGCCGCGCTGATGTTCCAGATCGGCGGGGTGGCCTTCGCCTTCCTCGTCCCGGTCCTGGCCGGCTACATCGCCTACGGCATCGCCGACCGCCCCGGCCTGGTCCCCGGCTTCGTCGGCGGTTCGATCGCACTGACCATCAACGCCGGCTTCCTCGGCGGCCTGGCGGCCGGACTGATCTCCGGCGCGGTGGTGACGGCGATCCAGCGGGTGCGGATACCGCAGGCGCTGCGCGGCATCATGCCGGTGGTGGTGATCCCGCTGATCTCCTCGGCCGTCGTCGGGTTCCTGATGTTCGTCGTCATCGGCAAGCCCATCGCCACCGCGCAGAAGGGCATGACGGACTGGCTGTCCGGGCTCAGCGGCGCCAACGCCGTGCTGCTCGGCGCGCTGCTCGGCCTGATGATGTGCTTCGACCTCGGCGGCCCGGTCAACAAGGTCGCCTACACCTTCGCCACCGCCGGGATCGCCGTCTCCGACCCGAGCGACTCGGCGATGAAGATCATGGCCGCGGTGATGGCGGCGGGCATGGTGCCGCCGCTGGCGATGGCCCTGGCCACCACCGTGCGCGGCCGGCTGTTCACCGAGACCGAGCGGGAGAACGGCAAGGCCGCCTGGGTCCTGGGCGCCTCCTTCATCTCCGAGGGCGCGATCCCGTTCGCCGCGGCCGACCCGCTGCGGGTCATCCCGTCGGCGATGGCGGGCGGTGCGCTCACCGGAGCCCTGTCGATGGCCTTCGGCGCCACCCTGCGCGCCCCGCACGGCGGCGTCTTCGTGGTCCCGCTGATCGGCAACCCGTTCCTCTACCTGATCGCCGTAGCGGCCGGCGTGTGCGCCTCCACGGCCCTGGTGGTCGCCCTCAAGACTCTGCGCGGCTCGACCCCGGGCGGCGAGCGGAACAAGGGCGAGCACGAGCAGGCGGGGCGGGCTGGTTCGGCCGACCGCGAGCAGCCGGTGGCCGCCTGA
- a CDS encoding zeta toxin family protein: MGWRFVTWANHDLCTRNMLATLAVVEEEELADRITVVSRDGTVLYDNERADRRGATVISIGAAGIGPLRITEHGGKRQEETFTDLVAPAAGIILGQRGRGVPAVVLRGIAFEPSDEGVSAMLRHQP; encoded by the coding sequence GTGGGCTGGCGGTTCGTGACCTGGGCGAACCATGACTTGTGCACGAGGAACATGCTCGCGACGCTCGCGGTCGTCGAGGAGGAGGAGCTCGCCGACCGCATCACCGTGGTCAGCCGCGACGGCACGGTGCTGTACGACAACGAGCGTGCCGACCGACGCGGGGCGACCGTCATCTCCATCGGGGCCGCCGGGATCGGGCCGCTGCGCATCACCGAGCACGGCGGCAAGCGGCAGGAGGAGACGTTCACCGACCTCGTCGCCCCGGCGGCCGGGATCATCCTCGGACAGCGCGGCCGAGGGGTGCCGGCGGTCGTCCTGCGCGGCATCGCGTTCGAGCCCAGCGACGAGGGCGTCTCTGCGATGCTCCGCCACCAGCCGTGA
- a CDS encoding winged helix-turn-helix domain-containing protein — MAAERRRTAAPAEAGQASGDYEDVPLRIHFTVGDLARTRIADGPAPCIELSTAARQLQERTHTVRFGAWRHRTLSALHPASRMVFALMPSRGRITDFLSGTNGATPAELLEQIRSTSRSRLRASLEHTAQHQPLPSWAHRLPDDPLLLQQLCDSLEHVAGHALIPHWQQIQAMTAADAAVRSRQMLSGGIETLLTRINPRRVRWRAPVLEIAMASALDADVHLAGQGMLLQPSVFAIEAPIVDLDAVPQPVLTYPVAQLQKGAVMPLFAAFPSGDGRVAPAVDAVGSVLGQTRAAVLSTIACHPGCSTQQLAALVGIAKASASEHATTLRNAGLIDTHRDRGTTAHVATPTGIAVLNAPSGRP, encoded by the coding sequence ATGGCCGCCGAGCGCAGGAGAACGGCAGCACCGGCAGAGGCCGGTCAGGCTTCGGGGGATTACGAGGACGTGCCGTTACGCATTCACTTCACCGTGGGGGATCTCGCGCGGACCCGCATCGCCGACGGACCCGCACCCTGCATCGAGCTGAGCACCGCGGCACGGCAACTGCAGGAACGCACGCATACGGTACGGTTCGGGGCCTGGCGCCACCGCACCCTGTCCGCCTTGCATCCCGCCTCGCGCATGGTCTTCGCACTCATGCCCAGTCGCGGGCGGATAACCGACTTCCTGAGCGGCACGAACGGCGCGACACCCGCCGAGTTGCTCGAACAGATCCGTTCCACGTCCCGCAGCCGCTTACGCGCCAGCCTGGAGCACACGGCTCAGCACCAGCCCCTGCCTTCATGGGCCCACCGGCTGCCCGACGACCCGCTGCTACTGCAGCAGTTGTGCGACAGCCTGGAGCACGTGGCCGGCCACGCCCTCATCCCTCATTGGCAGCAGATCCAGGCCATGACGGCGGCCGACGCCGCGGTGCGTTCCCGTCAGATGCTCAGCGGCGGCATCGAAACCCTTCTCACACGCATCAACCCGCGGCGAGTACGCTGGCGGGCGCCCGTGCTGGAGATCGCGATGGCCTCAGCTCTGGACGCCGACGTGCACCTGGCCGGACAGGGGATGCTGCTCCAGCCGTCGGTGTTCGCCATCGAGGCCCCGATCGTCGACCTCGACGCGGTGCCGCAACCCGTCCTCACCTATCCGGTTGCTCAGCTCCAGAAAGGCGCGGTCATGCCGCTGTTCGCGGCTTTCCCGTCCGGCGATGGCCGGGTGGCGCCGGCGGTCGACGCCGTTGGATCCGTGCTGGGCCAGACCCGGGCTGCGGTGCTCAGCACCATCGCCTGTCACCCGGGCTGCTCGACCCAGCAACTTGCCGCGCTCGTCGGCATCGCCAAGGCCAGCGCCAGCGAGCACGCCACGACACTGCGCAACGCGGGCCTGATCGACACCCACCGCGACCGCGGGACGACCGCCCACGTCGCCACTCCCACGGGCATTGCGGTGCTCAACGCGCCGTCCGGACGGCCTTGA
- a CDS encoding zeta toxin family protein, which translates to MAADVRTAGAKVRADTSFSPAAVEEYVRDHCLDAVVESALADPDDFRASSTSRHRIEVVALATPEAWSRLGIRVRFLTEAAGGASGRFVTWVNHDLCATNMLATLAVIEEEQLADRITVVTRDAVKAVRTAR; encoded by the coding sequence TTGGCCGCCGACGTCCGGACCGCCGGCGCCAAGGTTCGTGCGGACACCAGCTTCTCGCCGGCAGCCGTCGAGGAGTACGTCCGCGACCACTGCCTGGACGCGGTCGTCGAATCCGCCCTCGCCGACCCGGACGACTTCCGTGCGTCGTCGACCTCCCGGCACCGGATCGAGGTCGTCGCACTCGCGACGCCGGAGGCGTGGAGCCGGCTGGGCATCCGCGTTCGCTTCCTCACCGAGGCCGCCGGCGGAGCGAGCGGCCGGTTCGTGACCTGGGTGAACCACGATTTGTGCGCCACGAACATGCTCGCGACGCTCGCGGTCATCGAGGAGGAGCAGCTCGCCGACCGCATCACTGTGGTGACCCGCGACGCGGTCAAGGCCGTCCGGACGGCGCGTTGA
- a CDS encoding acyl-CoA dehydrogenase family protein, whose amino-acid sequence MRSRPCTEDHELFRDTVRELVDAFLIGGRHPS is encoded by the coding sequence ATGCGTTCCCGTCCATGCACCGAGGACCACGAACTCTTCCGGGACACGGTCCGGGAACTGGTTGACGCATTCCTCATCGGCGGCCGGCACCCGTCGTAG
- a CDS encoding MaoC family dehydratase, whose protein sequence is MTALRTVNGLDEIKALAGADFGRTDWMEITQERVNTFADATGDHQWIHVDPERAATGPFGAPIAHGYLTLSLVIPLFNDLLAIEGVSMSINYGLDKVRFPSPVKAGAKIRLHGAVDSVEEVKGNGVEMRLTFTIEVEGSEKPACVASAIYRHYV, encoded by the coding sequence ATGACTGCCCTTCGTACCGTCAACGGCCTCGACGAGATCAAGGCCCTCGCCGGCGCCGACTTCGGCCGCACCGACTGGATGGAGATCACCCAGGAGCGGGTGAACACCTTCGCCGACGCCACCGGCGACCACCAGTGGATCCACGTCGACCCCGAGCGCGCGGCGACCGGCCCCTTCGGCGCCCCGATCGCCCACGGCTACCTCACCCTCTCCCTCGTCATCCCCCTCTTCAACGACCTGCTCGCCATCGAGGGCGTCTCGATGAGCATCAACTACGGCCTGGACAAGGTCCGTTTTCCCAGCCCGGTCAAGGCCGGAGCGAAGATCCGCCTGCACGGCGCCGTGGACTCCGTGGAGGAGGTCAAGGGCAACGGCGTCGAGATGCGCCTGACCTTCACGATCGAGGTGGAGGGCTCGGAGAAGCCGGCGTGCGTGGCGTCGGCGATCTACCGGCACTACGTGTAG
- a CDS encoding acyl-CoA synthetase, giving the protein MRNHGIGSWTARRARKTPHRLAVVHQGSRYTYAQLHDRTTRLAHRLRSLGVRRGDRVAFLGPNHPAFLETLFAAGRLGAVFVPLNIRLADAELRHCLTDSGTSVLVHSPSFGAFAAASGVGRLVAVDDTYDKALAQAPNSPLDENVTLDDLAMIMYTSGTTGRAKGAVLSHANLTWNSINTLVDADFASDEVTLLSAPMFHTAALNMTCLPTFLKGGTLILEESFSPSRTLDLVEEHGVTVMFGVPTMFQQIAAEERFAEADLSSVRKMMCGGAPVPQALIRTYEQRGLRFLQGYGMTEAAPGVCLLDAENALAKAGSAGVPHFFNDVRIADPAGHDAERGERGELLVEGPTIMSGYWGLPDATAAAFTDGWFRTGDVAMADEDGYVTIVDRVKDMIISGGENIYPAEVEKALYEHPAVADCAVIGIPDEKWGEVGRAVVVLAPDAEAGAEEILAFLDGRLARYKIPKSVVLADTLPRSGAGKLLKPRIRETYGTTDSSGAPA; this is encoded by the coding sequence ATGCGCAACCACGGCATCGGCTCCTGGACCGCACGACGCGCCCGCAAGACCCCCCACCGCCTCGCCGTCGTCCACCAGGGGTCCCGGTACACCTACGCCCAGCTGCACGATCGCACCACACGCCTCGCCCACCGCCTCCGCTCCCTCGGTGTCCGCCGCGGCGACCGCGTCGCCTTCCTCGGCCCGAACCATCCCGCGTTCCTGGAGACCCTGTTCGCGGCGGGCCGGCTGGGCGCCGTCTTCGTCCCGCTCAACATCCGGCTCGCCGACGCCGAGTTGAGGCACTGCCTCACCGACTCCGGTACGTCCGTGCTCGTCCACTCCCCGTCGTTCGGTGCGTTCGCGGCCGCCTCCGGAGTCGGCCGGCTCGTCGCCGTCGACGACACGTACGACAAGGCGCTGGCACAGGCCCCGAACTCCCCCCTCGACGAGAACGTCACCCTCGACGACCTCGCAATGATCATGTACACCTCGGGGACCACGGGCCGCGCGAAGGGCGCCGTGCTCAGCCACGCCAACCTCACCTGGAACAGCATCAACACACTCGTCGACGCCGACTTCGCCTCCGACGAGGTGACCCTGCTGTCCGCACCCATGTTCCACACGGCGGCCCTCAACATGACGTGCCTGCCGACGTTCCTCAAGGGCGGCACGCTGATCCTCGAGGAGTCGTTCTCGCCCTCGCGCACCCTCGACCTGGTCGAGGAGCACGGCGTGACGGTGATGTTCGGCGTGCCGACCATGTTCCAGCAGATCGCCGCGGAGGAGCGGTTCGCCGAGGCCGACCTGTCGTCCGTACGGAAGATGATGTGCGGCGGTGCACCGGTCCCGCAGGCGCTGATCCGTACGTACGAACAACGCGGCCTGCGCTTCCTCCAGGGCTACGGCATGACCGAGGCCGCCCCGGGCGTGTGCCTGCTGGACGCGGAGAACGCCCTGGCCAAGGCGGGCAGCGCGGGCGTGCCGCACTTCTTCAACGACGTGCGGATCGCCGACCCCGCCGGGCACGACGCCGAACGCGGGGAGCGCGGCGAACTGCTCGTCGAGGGCCCCACCATCATGTCCGGCTACTGGGGCCTGCCGGACGCGACCGCGGCCGCCTTCACGGACGGCTGGTTCCGCACGGGCGATGTGGCCATGGCGGACGAGGACGGATACGTCACCATCGTCGACCGCGTCAAGGACATGATCATCTCGGGTGGGGAGAACATCTACCCGGCCGAGGTGGAGAAGGCCCTGTACGAACACCCGGCCGTCGCGGACTGCGCCGTGATCGGCATACCCGACGAGAAGTGGGGCGAGGTGGGTCGCGCGGTCGTCGTCCTCGCGCCGGACGCGGAGGCCGGCGCCGAAGAGATCCTGGCCTTCCTCGACGGCCGTCTCGCCCGCTACAAGATCCCCAAGTCCGTCGTCCTCGCCGACACACTGCCCCGCAGCGGCGCCGGCAAGCTGCTCAAGCCCCGCATCCGGGAAACCTACGGAACCACCGACTCTTCTGGAGCCCCCGCATGA